One Solanum lycopersicum chromosome 2, SLM_r2.1 genomic region harbors:
- the LOC101264787 gene encoding CDPK-related kinase 5-like — protein MGGCTSKPSPEPNYSNNDLYAPDGTAIPAKDNNSEDSKSKEGAEVGKKSPFFPFYSPSPAHYFFSKKSPARSPSNSTPRRFFKRPFPPPSPAKHIRAVLARRHGSVKPNAIPEGNELEGGGGLDKSFGFSKNFENKYELGEEVGRGHFGYTCKAKFKKGELKGQEVAVKVIPKAKMTTTIAIEDVRREVKILRALTGHENLVKFYDAYEDHENVYIVMELCEGGELLDRILLRGGKYTEDDARAVLTQILKVVAFCHLQGVVHRDLKPENFLFMSKEENAQLKAIDFGLSDFVKPDERLNDIVGSAYYVAPEVLHRSYSTEADVWSIGVISYILLCGSRPFWARTESGIFRAVLKADPGFEEQPWPTLSSEAKDFVKRLLNKDPRKRMTAAQALGHPWIKNSHDVEVPLDILIFKLMKTYMRSSALWKAALRALSKTLTVDELVHLKQQFALLEPNKNGTINLDNIKAALMKYATDAMKEARIHDFVASLNALQYRRMDFEEFCAAALSVYQLEALDQWEQHARCAYEIFEKDGNRAIVIEELASELGLGPSVPVHAVLLDWIRHTDGKLSFLGFAKLLHGVSSRSITKVQ, from the exons ATGGGTGGTTGCACATCGAAACCTTCCCCTGAACCCAATTATTCCAACAATGATCTCTATGCTCCCGACGGAACTGCTATTCCGGCTAAAGATAATAACAGCGAAGATAGTAAGAGCAAGGAGGGAGCTGAAGTGGGTAAAAAGTCGCCGTTTTTTCCATTTTACAGTCCAAGTCCGGcgcattattttttttcaaagaagtcACCGGCGAGATCTCCGTCGAATTCTACGCCCCGGAGGTTTTTTAAGCGGCCGTTTCCTCCGCCGTCTCCGGCGAAACACATACGAGCTGTGCTAGCACGGCGGCATGGTTCTGTGAAACCCAATGCAATTCCGGAAGGAAATGAATTGGAGGGGGGTGGGGGTCTTGATAAGAGTTTTGGGTTTTCGAAGAATTTTGAAAACAAGTATGAACTTGGAGAAGAAGTTGGGAGAGGGCATTTTGGGTATACTTGTAAAGCTAAGTTCAAGAAGGGTGAACTTAAGGGACAAGAAGTTGCAGTAAAAGTCATACCCAAAGCAaag atgACCACGACGATAGCCATTGAGGACGTGAGAAGAGAGGTGAAGATATTAAGAGCTTTAACGGGACACGAAAATCTAGTAAAATTTTATGATGCATACGAAGATCACGAAAATGTCTACATAGTGATGGA GCTATGTGAAGGAGGCGAGCTTTTGGATAGGATACTTTTAAG AGGTGGAAAATACACTGAAGATGATGCAAGGGCTGTGTTGACACAAATATTGAAAGTTGTTGCATTTTGTCATCTTCAAGGTGTGGTACACCGGGATCTTAAACCAGAG AATTTCTTGTTCATGTCCAAGGAAGAAAATGCACAACTTAAAGCCATCGACTTTGGGTTGTCTGATTTTGTGAAACCAG ATGAAAGGCTTAATGATATTGTTGGTAGTGCATATTATGTAGCGCCAGAAGTTCTACACAGATCTTATAGTACAGAGGCTGATGTGTGGAGTATAGGTGTTATTTCATATATCTTGCTGTGTGGTAGCCGTCCCTTTTGGGCTCGAACTGAGTCTGGGATATTTAGGGCTGTTCTCAAAGCTGATCCAGGTTTTGAAGAACAGCCTTGGCCTACATTATCTTCTGAAGCAAAAGACTTTGTGAAACGTCTCTTGAATAAGGATCCACGGAAAAGAATGACAGCAGCTCAGGCCTTGG GTCATCCTTggataaagaatagtcatgaCGTAGAAGTGCCTTTGGATATACTGATATTCAAACTCATGAAGACTTACATGCGTTCATCTGCTCTTTGGAAAGCTGCTCTAAGG GCGTTGTCAAAGACATTGACCGTAGATGAGTTGGTCCATTTGAAGCAGCAGTTTGCACTGCTGGAGCCAAACAAAAATGGCACAATAAACTTGGATAACATTAAAGCG GCCCTGATGAAATATGCAACAGATGCCATGAAGGAGGCACGCATTCATGATTTCGTTGCTTCA CTTAATGCACTGCAATACCGAAGGATGGATTTTGAGGAATTCTGTGCTGCTGCATTAAGTGTATATCAGCTTGAGGCTCTTGACCAATGGGAACAACATGCGCGCTGTgcatatgaaatttttgagaaagaTGGCAACAGAGCAATTGTCATAGAAGAATTAGCTTCG GAACTTGGTCTTGGTCCATCTGTTCCTGTTCATGCTGTTCTTCTTGACTGGATCAGACACACTGATGGAAAGCTTAGTTTTCTTGGTTTTGCAAAGTTGTTGCATGGTGTGTCAAGCCGCTCAATCACAAAAGTTCAATGA